The genomic window AGTTTCAGCATTCCGGTCCGCCTTCCGCGCCTATTTGAAGCCGATCTCGGCGAGCTGCAACTGCGAGTTGGTGGCGATGGTCGGCTTGAAGTCGATCCGCTCGTTCACCCGGGCGAAGCTGACCATGTGGAACAGCAGCACATCCGCCACGACGTCGTCATGGAGATAGGCGAAGAGCTGGGACCACAGCCTGGCGCGCTCGTCGCCGGAGGCGGCGCTGGCCTGCTCGATCAGCGCGTCCGCCTTCGGGTCGCTGATGCCCGACTGGCGACCCTGCGAATGGTACTTGAAGTACATCGAGAACACCGGGTCGCCCTTGGCGTTGTCGTGCTGCGCCGCGACCAGCTGCGGCGCGCGGCCTTCAGGGTAGGGCTTGGAGTAGAGGCCCTCGAACTCCGCCACCTCGTGCATCTTCAGGTCGACGTTGAAGCCGGCCTCCTGGAGCATGCCGAGCAGCGCCTCCATCACCTCGGTGACGTTCGGGAAGTTGTTGGTGCGGCCGACCAGCTCCAGCCTGGTGTCGACCGGCACGCCGTCGGCCTTCGCCTGGGCCAGCAGGGCCTTCGCCCCCTCCGGGTCATAGGCCGGCACCTTGACGTCCTTGTTCCAGCCCAGCGTGGTCGGCGGGACGATGGCGGTCGCCAGCTCGGTCCCCTTCGGCAGGATCGTGCCGATGAAGGCCTCGCGGTCCACCGCCATGTTCAGGGCCTGGCGCACGCGCTTGTCGTTCAGTGGCGCCATCGAATGGTCGAGGCGCAGATAGAAGGTCTCCGAGTTCAGATAGGAGAAGTCGGTCGCCGGGTTGGTCGCGTCCTGCTCCGAGATCGAGGGCGCGATGTCGGCCTCGCCCGTCTCCACCATCGCCGCGCGGACCGCGGAATCCGGCCGGAACACGTAGGTCGCCTTGGTCACGGCCGGGGGCTTGCCCCAATAGCCGTCGCGGCGCTGCAGCACGATGCTCTGCCCCGGGGTCCATTCCGACAGCACGTAGGGGCCGGTGCCGACCGGCTTGCGCGTGAACTCGACCGGCGTCTCCGACGGCACGATGGTCAGGAGCGACATCAGGAGCGGCAGGATCGGCTGGGCGGGATCGGTGGTGATGTCGATGGTGTGGTCGTCCACCACCTGGGTCGAGATCGTCATGCCGCCGAAATAGCGCGGGGATTCGCAGCTGATCTTGTCGCTCATCGCGCGCTCGATCGAGTGCTTGACGTCGTTGGCGTCGAAGGCCGAGCCGTCGGAGAAGGTGACGCCCTGCCGCAGATGGAAGCGCCAGGTCTTGTCGCTGACCGCCTCCCAGCTCTCGGCCAGCCGCGGCACCAGGCCCTTGCCGCCGCCGACATCCAGCTCGGTCAGCGTCTCCGAGACGTTCTCCAGGATGATGCGGCCGATGTTGGAGCGCGTCGCCATGCAGGGCTCGACCAGGTCGACCTCCTCGCCCAGCAC from Inquilinus sp. Marseille-Q2685 includes these protein-coding regions:
- a CDS encoding ABC transporter substrate-binding protein, whose amino-acid sequence is MPRVPLIGAALAVLSFGPAFAQAKTDVIIVLGEEVDLVEPCMATRSNIGRIILENVSETLTELDVGGGKGLVPRLAESWEAVSDKTWRFHLRQGVTFSDGSAFDANDVKHSIERAMSDKISCESPRYFGGMTISTQVVDDHTIDITTDPAQPILPLLMSLLTIVPSETPVEFTRKPVGTGPYVLSEWTPGQSIVLQRRDGYWGKPPAVTKATYVFRPDSAVRAAMVETGEADIAPSISEQDATNPATDFSYLNSETFYLRLDHSMAPLNDKRVRQALNMAVDREAFIGTILPKGTELATAIVPPTTLGWNKDVKVPAYDPEGAKALLAQAKADGVPVDTRLELVGRTNNFPNVTEVMEALLGMLQEAGFNVDLKMHEVAEFEGLYSKPYPEGRAPQLVAAQHDNAKGDPVFSMYFKYHSQGRQSGISDPKADALIEQASAASGDERARLWSQLFAYLHDDVVADVLLFHMVSFARVNERIDFKPTIATNSQLQLAEIGFK